One stretch of Deinococcus carri DNA includes these proteins:
- the secD gene encoding protein translocase subunit SecD — translation MTYNNPNRNRRPPPRRAAPTASKPNLWTGLLLLLTLLASLLYIWRPWEHTKTPLSLWNDQYQFMTLGLDLKGGLRIELAPESGNATRDELDRVKTVIENRINALGVAEPTVTVAGGKRVVVEIPGATPQVQQRAREIIQRTARLEFRVVNQGARPDPTLAQQNPRTGGYKLSDLGPVQATGEVIANAAAATDPTRGGWVVTFQTTPKGAQTFGDFTGRNVGRLMAVVLDDQIQSVATIQQRLFRDVQISGNFDAEEASQLALVLKSGALPIKIKTEAERAIGPTLGADAIRSGAIAALVGIGLVFAMLFFYYGFWFGLVAALGLLFSSILILGLLGGFGATLTLPGIAGLVLTIGAAVDGNVISFERIKEEMHKGKGLKNAIGAGYQHSTAAILDVNASHLLSALALYNYSTGPVKGFAVTLIIGVIASTFSNLVFAKWGLQVLAQRHPNASAPTRIGKTNINFMRAAPIVTSASVLLALAGSLIVGTRGLNYGVDFSPGTTLTVRASGQTTTEQMRAAVTGAGVAKVTPQSATIQRNETPGLSGAQYTVKVPELTAPEVQTLSAAINKLPQGEVQASETVGPAVGKELTQKTLYAVLLGLALILVYVAFRFDFILGLGSIVAALHDVAIAMGLFSLLGLEFTIASVAALLTLIGYSLNDSIIVSDRIRENLREMRGRPYREIVNTSINQTLSRTVMTSVSTMLPLVSLLIFGGPVLRDFSLILLIGILVGTYSSIYIVAPMVVYLEEWKDKRKGAAPVKA, via the coding sequence GTGACCTACAACAATCCGAACCGCAACCGCCGTCCGCCGCCCAGGCGTGCGGCCCCGACCGCCAGCAAGCCGAACCTCTGGACCGGGCTGCTGCTGCTGCTGACGCTGCTCGCCAGCCTGCTGTACATCTGGCGGCCCTGGGAACACACCAAGACGCCCCTCTCGCTCTGGAACGACCAGTACCAGTTCATGACGCTGGGCCTGGACCTCAAGGGCGGCCTGCGCATCGAACTCGCGCCTGAGAGCGGCAACGCCACCCGCGACGAACTCGACCGGGTCAAGACCGTTATCGAGAACCGCATCAACGCCCTGGGCGTGGCCGAGCCGACCGTGACCGTGGCGGGCGGCAAGCGCGTGGTCGTGGAGATTCCCGGCGCGACCCCGCAGGTGCAGCAGCGAGCGCGCGAGATCATCCAGCGCACTGCCCGGCTGGAGTTCCGCGTCGTGAACCAGGGGGCGCGGCCCGATCCCACGCTGGCCCAGCAGAACCCACGCACCGGCGGCTACAAGCTCTCGGACCTGGGGCCGGTGCAGGCGACGGGTGAAGTGATCGCCAACGCGGCCGCCGCCACCGACCCGACGCGCGGCGGCTGGGTGGTCACCTTCCAGACCACGCCGAAGGGCGCGCAGACCTTCGGTGACTTTACCGGCCGGAACGTGGGGCGGCTGATGGCGGTCGTGCTCGACGATCAGATTCAGTCGGTGGCGACCATCCAGCAGCGCCTCTTCCGTGACGTGCAGATCAGCGGCAACTTCGACGCCGAGGAGGCCAGCCAGCTCGCGCTGGTGCTCAAGTCCGGCGCGCTGCCGATCAAGATCAAGACCGAAGCCGAGCGGGCCATCGGGCCGACGCTGGGGGCCGACGCCATCCGCAGCGGCGCGATTGCCGCGCTGGTGGGCATCGGGCTGGTGTTCGCCATGCTGTTTTTCTACTACGGCTTCTGGTTCGGGCTGGTGGCCGCGCTGGGCCTGCTGTTTTCCAGCATCCTGATCCTGGGGCTGCTGGGCGGCTTCGGGGCCACCCTCACGCTGCCGGGCATCGCGGGCTTGGTGCTCACCATCGGCGCGGCCGTGGACGGCAACGTGATCTCCTTCGAACGCATCAAGGAGGAGATGCACAAGGGCAAGGGCCTGAAGAACGCCATCGGCGCGGGCTACCAGCACTCGACCGCCGCGATTCTGGACGTGAACGCCTCGCACCTGCTCTCGGCACTGGCGCTGTACAACTACTCGACCGGCCCGGTCAAGGGCTTTGCCGTCACCCTGATCATCGGCGTGATCGCCTCCACCTTCTCGAACCTGGTGTTCGCCAAGTGGGGCCTTCAGGTGCTCGCGCAGCGCCATCCCAACGCCAGCGCGCCCACCCGCATCGGCAAGACGAACATCAACTTCATGCGGGCCGCGCCCATCGTGACCTCCGCCAGCGTGCTGCTGGCGCTGGCGGGGAGCCTGATCGTGGGCACCCGCGGCCTGAACTACGGGGTGGACTTCAGCCCCGGCACCACCCTCACGGTGCGGGCGAGCGGGCAGACGACCACCGAGCAGATGCGCGCCGCCGTGACGGGCGCGGGCGTCGCCAAGGTCACGCCGCAGAGCGCCACCATTCAGCGCAACGAGACGCCGGGCCTCAGCGGCGCGCAGTACACGGTCAAGGTGCCCGAACTCACCGCGCCCGAGGTGCAGACGCTCAGCGCCGCGATCAATAAGCTTCCGCAGGGTGAGGTGCAGGCCAGCGAGACGGTCGGTCCCGCCGTCGGCAAGGAACTCACCCAGAAGACCCTGTACGCCGTGCTGCTGGGCCTGGCCCTGATTCTGGTGTACGTGGCCTTCCGCTTCGACTTCATCCTGGGTCTGGGCAGCATCGTGGCGGCCCTCCACGACGTGGCGATTGCGATGGGCCTCTTCAGCCTGCTGGGCCTGGAATTCACGATTGCCAGCGTCGCGGCACTGCTGACCCTGATCGGCTACTCGCTGAACGACTCGATCATCGTCTCCGACCGTATCCGCGAGAACCTGCGCGAGATGCGCGGGCGGCCCTACCGCGAGATCGTGAACACCTCCATCAACCAGACGCTCTCGCGCACGGTCATGACCTCGGTCAGCACCATGCTGCCCCTGGTCAGCCTGCTGATCTTCGGCGGCCCGGTCCTGCGCGACTTCAGCCTGATCCTGCTGATCGGCATCCTGGTCGGTACCTACTCCTCGATCTACATCGTCGCGCCGATGGTGGTCTACCTGGAGGAGTGGAAGGACAAGCGGAAGGGGGCCGCGCCCGTCAAGGCGTGA